In the Malaya genurostris strain Urasoe2022 chromosome 1, Malgen_1.1, whole genome shotgun sequence genome, one interval contains:
- the LOC131426623 gene encoding activating signal cointegrator 1 complex subunit 2: MVFAACENDKNLPLNELMILLDEDGVKRSIPALNEQWKDSRIFTRYSSFPIRSIDGLVDECASLDQWISEIGWFIKDMEGLLGLEHFRFWSTLVYNRGAIESVISFTQAAVPYYLAGVIRSSPSVFPLYSAAHRATLQVICRMITQKESDRCWISREFMGDLLYKHYLISIPLLFDLLSVYGRDNKQVLTLMFQTIFKLQPKYGQDLKVGLKFLQTTFKTIQQQIETDRIEGNVVSSARLNDLAIYAMDCCTILALLMECHPECRWICSELELEQSITSFYDNTIVLLYKNIHAMDNESPYLTYLNSARMELLSAFRGIVNFQLETILDKPERSLVPADKSLCILTECLSDPVFVKDYQRHYPVERDLDVIKQACRNVDTFKLDFVQQAYCGEDEENGFLNGHKEAAIPEDDDSFGEACGGVLEEEVVEEAGPTAAVEETLSSDQLIERNVQKVLDVLPHLGDGYVRKIICRYENVEQAIAAVLEGNLPPDLIEADPTEPYIPPDKLDTNYLETGIDRLNIYDGDEFDVMVHDEIKGVMKKGKGMPGQPKNLKEMLDDKSHVQEMKSRYQDYTNVCDEYDDEYDDSFDAMAESESKSVRLTAAMRNALVDELDDDEDDDEPEDDSGQPVGKKPLDFCENPELVRQRYEEKRRSKFQAKHGGGVATGPDKDVVGKAKGQGQDKSVLLNRKHKAENKSSRANHNRKQGATFKRNKGMIPS; the protein is encoded by the exons ATGGTTTTTGCGGCTTGTGAG AATGACAAAAATCTTCCCTTGAATGAGCTGATGATTTTGCTCGATGAGGACGGTGTGAAACGATCAATTCCAGCTTTG AACGAACAGTGGAAAGATTCGCGCATCTTCACCCGTTACTCTTCGTTTCCAATTCGCAGCATTGACGGTCTGGTGGATGAATGTGCCTCCCTGGATCAATGGATAAGTGAGATTGGTTGGTTCATCAAGGATATGGAGGGCTTGCTGGGGCTGGAACATTTTCG ATTCTGGTCTACGCTGGTGTACAATCGAGGTGCCATTGAAAGTGTCATATCGTTTACCCAAGCTGCTGTTCCGTACTACCTGGCCGGCGTGATTCGCAGTTCACCGTCGGTTTTTCCTCTTTATTCGGCAGCCCATCGAGCCACTCTTCAGGTGATCTGCCGGATGATAACACAAAAGGAATCCGATCGCTGCTGGATTTCCAGAGAGTTCATGGGAGATTTGCTGTACAAACACTATCTGATATCGATTCCGTTGTTGTTCGACCTGTTGTCGGTGTACGGTCGGGATAACAAACAGGTGCTAACACTAATGTTCCAAACCATCTTCAAACTGCAGCCGAAATACGGTCAAGATTTGAAAGTAGGACTAAAGTTTCTGCAGACT ACCTTCAAGACTATTCAGCAGCAAATCGAAACGGATCGTATCGAAGGAAATGTGGTCAGTTCAGCCAGACTGAACGACCTGGCCATCTACGCGATGGACTGTTGCACTATTCTTGCACTGCTGATGGAATGTCATCCAGAGTGTCGATGGATTTGCAGTGAGCTGGAACTAGAACAATCCATTACGAGTTTCTACGACAACACCATCGTGCTTCTTTACAAAAACATCCACGCGATGGACAATGAATCGCCTTATCTGACATATTTGAACTCGGCCAGAATGGAATTGCTATCCGCATTCCGAGgaattgttaatttccagctggAGACAATTTTAGACAAACCGGAAAGAAGTCTGGTTCCGGCGGACAAGTCTCTTTGCATCCTCACCGAATGTCTATCGGATCCAGTTTTTGTGAAAGATTACCAACGCCATTATCCGGTAGAACGTGATCTGGACGTGATAAAGCAAGCTTGTCGAAACGTTGACACATTTAAGTTGGATTTCGTCCAGCAGGCGTACTGCGGAGAAGACGAAGAAAATGGTTTTCTCAATGGTCACAAAGAAGCAGCCATTCCTGAAGATGACGACAGTTTCGGTGAAGCTTGCGGTGGTGTTTTAGAAGAAGAAGTAGTAGAAGAAGCTGGTCCGACTGCGGCAGTTGAAGAAACACTTTCATCGGACCAGCTAATCGAAAGAAACGTTCAGAAAGTATTGGATGTTCTGCCACATTTGGGTGACGGTTACGTTCGTAAAATAATTTGTCGCTATGAAAATGTGGAACAGGCAATTGCTGCCGTTTTGGAAGGTAATTTGCCACCCGATTTAATTGAAGCAGACCCAACGGAACCATACATTCCGCCTGACAAGCTAGACACAAATTACCTCGAGACCGGAATCGATCGCTTGAACATCTACGACGGAGATGAGTTTGATGTGATGGTTCATGATGAGATAAAGGGGGTAATGAAGAAGGGCAAGGGAATGCCTGGGCAACCGAAGAACTTGAAAGAGATGTTGGATGATAAAAGTCATGTGCAGGAGATGAAAAGTCGCTACCAGGactatacgaatgtgtgtgacgAGTATGATGATGAGTACGACGATAGTTTCGATGCGATGGCGGAAAGTGAATCAAAATCGGTGCGGTTGACGGCAGCGATGAGAAATGCTTTGGTCGACGAACTGGACGATGACGAAGATGACGACGAACCCGAGGATGATTCCGGTCAACCAGTCGGGAAAAAACCGCTTGATTTTTGCGAGAATCCGGAATTGGTTCGTCAGCGTTATGAGGAAAAACGAAGAAGCAAGTTCCAAGCGAAGCATGGTGGAGGTGTTGCAACCGGTCCAGACAAGGACGTGGTGGGCAAAGCCAAAGGACAAGGGCAGGATAAATCCGTTTTGCTTAACCGGAAGCATAAGGCTGAGAACAAATCCAGCCGGGCGAATCACAATCGTAAACAGGGTGCTACTTTTAAACGAAATAAAGGTATGATTCCATCGTAA
- the LOC131426624 gene encoding small nuclear ribonucleoprotein Sm D3-like, with the protein MSIGVPIKVLHEAEGHIVTCETITGEVYRGKLIEAEDNMNCQMTQLAVTYRDGRTANLENVYIRGSKIRFLILPDMLKNAPMFKKQGAKSGTAGRGKSGILRAQAARGRGRGSGGGGGGGGGGNVGNRPPGKGNWQGQGPSGGRGRGGL; encoded by the coding sequence ATGTCCATTGGCGTTCCTATCAAAGTTCTGCACGAAGCAGAGGGCCATATTGTTACTTGCGAGACAATTACCGGCGAAGTATATAGGGGCAAACTGATCGAAGCGGAAGATAATATGAATTGTCAAATGACACAGCTAGCCGTGACCTATCGTGATGGCAGAACGGCTAATTTAGAAAACGTATATATTCGTGGATCTAAAATTCGTTTTCTAATACTCCCTGATATGCTGAAAAATGCTCCAATGTTCAAGAAACAAGGAGCAAAGTCTGGTACGGCTGGACGAGGAAAATCTGGAATATTGCGAGCTCAAGCGGCGCGTGGTCGTGGTCGGGGCAGTGGTGGAGGTGGAGGTGGAGGTGGAGGTGGCAATGTAGGAAATCGTCCCCCAGGAAAAGGAAATTGGCAAGGACAAGGCCCATCTGGTGGCAGAGGAAGAGGCGGATTATAG
- the LOC131426625 gene encoding gastrula zinc finger protein XlCGF57.1-like: protein MHNFDAAISIPSVQNDTNEFDEYIKSELADYDPEVNGNDRMEEKVSTVQDEVKSNRKLHKCNVCDELFLSKKNLNIHNKLHVDKLGYKCNVCGKGFKEKLGLKEHKYLHTGDRPFKCDVCGKGFVRKQSLMSHVVRHPRDIPLRKCDVCGREFDTDRCLNDHSKLLTCDICAKTFFQKNHLIAHMNCHTKIKQNREEIVADVSSEQAIASVRPYKCSICGKRYTQKKHLTRHSWKHLIERPFSCEICGKKFMYNQDITKHMLIHTKNYDHVCDVCGKGFYSPCYLKRHKVSHSGERSHKCTECDKVFMDKYCLKTHMLLHTDSPYQCDLCDKKFAQKSTLLGHLRAHTGERPFSCDICGKDFRLNSHLKFHMSIHTREFLYSCEVCKKGYNTKYQLRKHMPKHQEPLCIRKKLIENNETSSSSLADQERPYECELCGRRYLHKRHRTAHIKTNHSEQSFRCDICDETFHKKFSFNTHMLAHTGAYRFKCSVCGKGFTTNSSLILHTRIHTGERPYECTVCEKRFQTKGNLAMHTVIHSGERPFKCTVCDKDFTQQWVHKRHMLLHTGGFQHRCDVCDKAFFTGTELMKHKLRHNDGTPLV from the exons atGCATAATTTCGATGCTGCAATTTCGATTCCTAGTGTACAAAATGATACCAACGAATTCGACGAATACATTAAATCAGAGCTAGCAGACTATGATCCGGAGGTTAATGGAAATGATCGAAT GGAGGAAAAGGTTTCCACTGTACAAGACGAGGTAAAAAGTAATAGAAAGCTTCACAAATGTAACGTGTGTGacgaattgtttttaagcaaaaAGAACTTAAACATACACAATAAGCTTCATGTTGATAAGCTCGGCTATAAATGCAACGTTTGTGGCAAAGGATTTAAGGAAAAGCTTGGACTGAAGGAACACAAGTACTTACACACCGGAGATCGTCCTTTCAAGTGTGATGTGTGTGGTAAAGGTTTCGTGCGTAAACAGAGCCTAATGTCCCACGTGGTCCGCCACCCGAGAGATATTCCTTTACGCAAATGTGATGTGTGTGGCAGAGAATTTGATACCGATCGTTGCTTGAACGATCATTCAAAATTACTAACATGCGATATCTGTGCGAAAACGTTTTTTCAGAAGAACCACTTGATAGCACATATGAACTGTCACACTAAAATCAAGCAGAACAG AGAGGAAATAGTTGCGGATGTGTCTTCCGAGCAAGCAATCGCTTCAGTACGGCCATACAAGTGTAGCATTTGTGGAAAACGTTACACCCAGAAAAAACATCTTACCAGGCACTCCTGGAAGCATCTCATCGAACGTCCCTTCAGTTGCGAAATCTGTGGCAAAAAATTCATGTACAATCAAGACATTACCAAGCATATGCTTATACATACGAAAAATTACGATCATGTTTGTGATGTTTGTGGAAAAGGATTCTATTCGCCGTGCTACTTGAAAAGGCACAAAGTCTCCCATAGCGGCGAGCGATCGCACAAATGCACTGAATGCGATAAAGTTTTCATGGATAAATATTGTCTGAAAACACACATGCTACTTCATACAGATTCGCCGTACCAGTGTGATCTATGTGACAAAAAATTTGCCCAAAAAAGCACACTACTCGGTCATCTTCGAGCACATACCGGAGAGCGGCCTTTCAGTTGCGACATCTGTGGTAAAGATTTTCGCTTGAATAGCCATCTCAAATTTCACATGTCCATCCATACGAGAGAGTTTCTGTATAGCTGTGAGGTGTGTAAAAAAGGTTATAATACTAAATATCAATTGCGAAAACACATGCCCAAACATCAAGAACCGCTGTGCAT taggAAAAAACTGATAGAGAACAACGAGACATCCAGCAGTTCGCTCGCCGATCAGGAAAGGCCATACGAATGTGAACTCTGTGGCAGACGGTATCTTCACAAACGCCATCGCACCGCCCACATCAAGACAAATCACAGCGAGCAAAGCTTCCGTTGTGATATCTGCGATGAAACATTTCACAAAAAGTTTAGTTTTAACACACACATGCTAGCCCATACCGGTGCTTACCGGTTCAAATGCAGTGTGTGCGGTAAAGGATTCACTACTAATTCAAGCCTTATATTGCACACACGGATTCATACCGGCGAGCGACCATACGAATGTACGGTGTGCGAAAAACGTTTCCAAACGAAGGGTAACTTAGCAATGCACACCGTCATTCATTCCGGTGAACGGCCTTTCAAATGTACTGTGTGCGACAAAGACTTCACCCAACAGTGGGTCCATAAGAGGCATATGTTGCTTCACACCGGTGGTTTCCAGCACAGGTGTGACGTTTGTGATAAAGCATTTTTTACTGGGACTGAGTTGATGAAACACAAGCTGAGACATAACGACGGGACGCCACTTGTGTGA